One Jeotgalicoccus saudimassiliensis DNA window includes the following coding sequences:
- the rpoC gene encoding DNA-directed RNA polymerase subunit beta' has product MIDVNRFKYMKIGLASPEKIRSWSFGEVKKPETINYRTLKPERDGLFCEKIFGPTKDWECSCGKYKRVRYKGMVCDRCGVEVTRAKVRRERMGHIELAAPVTHIWYFKGIPSRMGLLLDMSPRSLEEIIYFASYAVIKPGPTGLEPKQLLSEREYREYYDKFGNTFTAKMGAEAIKELLQQVDLNAELDMLRKELETATGQRLTRAIKRLEVVEAFRHSGNDPSWMILDVLPIIPPEIRPMVQLDGGRFATSDMNDLYRRVINRNNRLKRLLDLGAPGIIVQNEKRMLQEAVDALIDNGRRGRPVTGPGNRPLKSLSHMLKGKQGRFRQNLLGKRVDYSGRSVIVVGPGLKMYQCGLPKEMALELFKPFVMKELVARDLATNIKNAKGKIERMENEVWDVLEDVISEHPVLLNRAPTLHRLGIQAFEAKLVEGRAIRLHPLVTTAYNADFDGDQMAVHVPLSKEAQAEARMLMLAAQNILNPKDGKPVVTPSQDMVLGNYYLTLERESMKNEGHIFKSIDEVVMAYQNGYTSLHTRIGLHTQVLSEEKVSAENKGKLLMTTVGKVIFNQIMPPSFPYINEPTRENLERKTPNHYFIDGKDLGEEGLVEKIREMPLVEPFNKKFLGQVIAEVFNKFHITETSVMLDLMKDLGFKYSAKAGITVGVADIVVLPEKQVIIDETEEKVEKVQKQFSRGLITEEERYNAVIELWTKAKDIIQDKLMASLHRLNPIFMMSDSGARGNASNFTQLAGMRGLMANPSGEIIELPIKSSFREGLTVLEYFISTHGARKGLADTALKTADSGYLTRRLVDVAQDVIVREEDCGTDKGLSVSALTEGSELIEPLIDRLEGRYVKETVRHPETNEVILGSNELITPDIAKEIVNSGIEEVYIRSAFTCNTRHGVCERCYGKNLATGDKVEVGEAVGTIAAQSIGEPGTQLTMRTFHTGGVAGSDITQGLPRIQELFEARNPKGQAQISEIHGTVTDIEVVKDRQQEVKVKGEHETRTYMIPGAARLLVEIGDKVGPGEVLNEGSIEPKQLLQVAGLNTTQEYLLKEVQKVYRMQGVEIGDKHVEVMVRQMLRKVRIIDAGDTSLLPGALVEIHTFTDANKEIFKQRKRPATAKPVLLGITKASLETESFLSAASFQETTRVLTDAAIKGKRDDLLGLKENVIIGKLIPAGTGMPKYKDVDIDVAEKAVSEDEAVLLED; this is encoded by the coding sequence TTGATAGATGTTAATAGATTTAAATATATGAAAATTGGTTTAGCGTCACCGGAAAAGATCCGTTCATGGTCTTTCGGTGAAGTGAAAAAACCGGAAACAATCAACTACAGAACATTAAAGCCGGAACGTGACGGTTTATTCTGTGAGAAAATTTTCGGACCAACAAAAGACTGGGAATGCAGCTGTGGTAAATACAAACGTGTCAGATATAAAGGTATGGTCTGTGACCGCTGCGGTGTTGAAGTTACACGCGCTAAAGTAAGACGTGAAAGAATGGGGCATATTGAACTTGCAGCTCCTGTAACTCACATCTGGTACTTTAAAGGAATCCCGTCACGCATGGGCCTTCTTTTAGATATGTCACCGCGTTCACTTGAAGAAATCATCTATTTCGCATCTTATGCTGTAATTAAGCCGGGACCTACGGGTCTCGAGCCTAAACAGCTGTTAAGCGAACGTGAATACCGCGAGTATTACGATAAATTCGGCAATACGTTCACAGCGAAAATGGGTGCTGAAGCAATCAAGGAATTACTTCAGCAGGTAGATTTAAACGCAGAGCTGGATATGCTTAGAAAAGAACTGGAAACTGCAACAGGTCAGCGTCTGACACGTGCGATTAAACGACTTGAAGTCGTGGAGGCGTTCCGTCATTCAGGTAACGATCCGTCGTGGATGATTCTTGATGTGCTGCCTATTATTCCACCGGAGATCCGTCCGATGGTACAACTTGACGGCGGCCGTTTTGCGACGAGTGATATGAACGACTTATACCGTCGTGTTATTAACCGTAACAACCGTCTGAAACGCCTTCTTGATTTAGGTGCACCCGGGATTATCGTTCAGAACGAAAAACGCATGCTGCAGGAAGCTGTAGATGCGCTTATCGATAACGGACGCCGCGGCCGTCCTGTTACAGGACCGGGTAACCGTCCGCTTAAATCTCTGTCTCACATGCTTAAAGGTAAGCAGGGACGTTTCCGTCAAAACCTTCTTGGTAAACGTGTTGACTACTCAGGCCGTTCAGTAATCGTTGTTGGACCGGGTCTGAAAATGTATCAGTGCGGGCTGCCTAAGGAAATGGCGCTGGAACTGTTCAAGCCGTTCGTTATGAAAGAACTTGTGGCACGTGATTTAGCTACAAACATCAAAAATGCCAAAGGTAAAATCGAGCGTATGGAAAACGAAGTATGGGATGTGCTGGAAGACGTTATTTCAGAACACCCGGTACTGTTAAACCGTGCACCGACACTTCACCGTCTTGGTATTCAGGCTTTCGAAGCGAAACTTGTTGAAGGCCGTGCAATCCGTCTTCATCCGTTAGTAACAACAGCATATAACGCTGACTTTGACGGTGACCAGATGGCAGTACACGTTCCTTTATCAAAAGAAGCACAGGCTGAGGCGCGTATGCTTATGCTCGCAGCTCAAAACATCCTTAACCCTAAAGATGGCAAGCCGGTAGTTACACCGTCCCAGGATATGGTACTTGGTAACTACTACTTAACACTTGAGCGCGAAAGCATGAAGAATGAAGGTCATATCTTCAAGAGTATCGATGAAGTTGTGATGGCTTACCAGAACGGTTACACATCACTTCATACACGCATCGGTCTTCACACTCAGGTGCTTTCTGAAGAGAAAGTTTCAGCGGAGAACAAAGGCAAACTCCTTATGACGACTGTCGGTAAAGTAATCTTTAACCAGATTATGCCGCCATCGTTCCCGTATATTAATGAACCGACACGCGAAAACCTTGAGCGTAAAACACCAAATCATTACTTCATCGACGGTAAAGACCTTGGTGAAGAAGGTTTAGTTGAAAAGATCAGAGAAATGCCTCTTGTTGAACCGTTCAACAAGAAATTCCTCGGTCAGGTTATCGCGGAAGTCTTCAATAAGTTCCACATTACAGAAACATCTGTCATGCTTGACCTTATGAAAGACCTCGGCTTCAAATACTCCGCTAAAGCCGGTATTACGGTAGGGGTAGCAGATATCGTCGTTCTTCCTGAGAAACAGGTTATTATCGACGAGACTGAAGAAAAAGTTGAAAAAGTTCAGAAGCAGTTCTCACGCGGTTTAATTACTGAAGAAGAACGTTACAACGCTGTTATTGAACTTTGGACTAAGGCGAAAGATATTATCCAGGACAAGCTGATGGCATCATTACACCGTCTGAACCCGATCTTTATGATGAGTGATTCAGGTGCACGTGGTAACGCATCAAACTTTACGCAGCTTGCGGGTATGCGTGGTCTGATGGCCAACCCGTCCGGTGAAATTATCGAGCTTCCAATCAAATCAAGTTTCCGTGAAGGACTGACAGTACTCGAGTACTTCATTTCAACGCACGGTGCGCGTAAAGGTCTTGCCGATACAGCACTGAAAACGGCTGACTCGGGTTATCTGACACGCCGTCTTGTTGATGTGGCTCAGGACGTTATTGTCCGCGAAGAAGATTGCGGTACGGATAAAGGACTCAGCGTTTCTGCACTTACAGAAGGTTCGGAATTAATCGAGCCGCTGATCGACCGTCTTGAAGGCCGTTATGTGAAAGAAACAGTAAGACATCCGGAAACAAACGAAGTAATTCTCGGCAGTAACGAACTGATTACACCGGATATTGCGAAAGAAATTGTAAACTCTGGAATTGAAGAAGTTTATATCCGTTCTGCATTTACATGTAACACACGTCACGGTGTGTGTGAACGCTGTTACGGTAAAAACCTTGCAACAGGTGACAAAGTTGAAGTTGGGGAAGCAGTTGGTACAATTGCAGCCCAGTCAATCGGTGAGCCTGGTACACAGCTTACAATGCGTACATTCCACACAGGTGGGGTAGCAGGTAGCGATATCACGCAGGGTCTTCCGCGTATCCAGGAATTATTCGAGGCGCGTAACCCGAAAGGTCAGGCGCAGATTTCGGAAATTCACGGTACGGTAACGGATATTGAAGTCGTTAAAGACCGTCAGCAGGAAGTTAAAGTTAAAGGTGAGCACGAAACTCGTACTTACATGATTCCCGGAGCTGCACGCCTGCTGGTTGAAATTGGCGATAAAGTCGGTCCGGGTGAAGTATTAAACGAAGGTTCAATCGAACCGAAACAGCTGCTTCAGGTGGCAGGTTTAAATACTACACAGGAATATCTGCTTAAAGAAGTACAGAAAGTATACCGCATGCAGGGGGTAGAAATCGGTGATAAACACGTTGAGGTTATGGTTCGTCAAATGCTGCGAAAAGTACGCATTATCGATGCCGGAGACACTTCGTTATTACCGGGTGCTTTAGTAGAAATTCACACGTTCACTGACGCAAACAAAGAAATCTTCAAACAGAGAAAACGTCCGGCAACGGCGAAACCGGTACTGCTCGGTATTACGAAAGCATCACTTGAAACGGAAAGCTTCCTGTCAGCAGCCAGCTTCCAGGAAACAACACGTGTTCTTACTGATGCAGCGATTAAAGGTAAGCGCGATGATCTTCTCGGTCTTAAAGAGAACGTTATTATCGGTAAGCTTATCCCTGCAGGTACAGGAATGCCGAAGTACAAAGACGTAGATATAGATGTAGCTGAAAAAGCAGTATCTGAAGATGAAGCAGTCCTTTTAGAAGACTAA
- the rpsL gene encoding 30S ribosomal protein S12, whose product MPTINQLIRKSRSTKSSKSDSPALNRGFNSLKKRVTTDAAPQKRGVCTRVGTMTPKKPNSALRKYARVRLSNNIEVNAYIPGIGHNLQEHSVVLIRGGRVKDLPGVRYHVVRGALDTSGVEGRRQSRSHYGAKKPKGDK is encoded by the coding sequence ATGCCAACTATTAATCAGTTGATCAGAAAGTCACGCAGTACTAAATCATCAAAATCTGACTCGCCTGCATTAAACAGAGGGTTTAACAGTCTTAAGAAACGCGTTACAACTGACGCTGCGCCACAAAAACGCGGTGTTTGTACACGTGTAGGTACTATGACTCCTAAGAAACCGAACTCTGCTTTACGTAAATATGCACGTGTTAGATTATCAAATAACATTGAAGTTAACGCGTACATTCCTGGGATTGGACACAACCTGCAAGAACACAGTGTTGTACTTATCCGCGGAGGACGTGTTAAAGACTTACCGGGGGTACGTTACCACGTAGTCCGTGGTGCACTTGATACTTCAGGTGTTGAAGGTCGCAGACAGAGCCGTTCACACTACGGTGCCAAAAAGCCTAAAGGCGACAAGTAA
- the rpsG gene encoding 30S ribosomal protein S7 — MPRKGPVPKRDVLPDPIHNSKLVTKLINKMMIDGKRGTSQKILYNAFDLVQERSGKDAMEVFDEAIENIMPLLEVKARRVGGSNYQVPVEVRPERRTTLSLRWLVNYARLRGEKTMEERLANEILDAANNTGGAVKKREESHKMAEANRAFAHYRW, encoded by the coding sequence ATGCCACGTAAAGGTCCAGTACCAAAAAGAGATGTTTTACCGGATCCGATTCACAACTCTAAGCTTGTGACTAAACTCATCAACAAGATGATGATCGACGGTAAACGAGGAACTTCGCAAAAAATTCTTTATAACGCATTTGATCTAGTACAAGAACGTTCTGGTAAAGATGCTATGGAGGTTTTTGACGAAGCAATTGAAAACATTATGCCACTTCTTGAAGTTAAAGCACGCCGTGTTGGTGGGTCAAACTATCAAGTACCGGTTGAAGTTCGTCCAGAACGCCGTACTACTCTAAGCTTACGTTGGCTTGTGAACTACGCACGTCTGCGTGGGGAAAAGACAATGGAAGAAAGATTAGCTAACGAAATTCTTGATGCTGCAAACAACACAGGTGGAGCAGTTAAGAAACGCGAAGAAAGCCACAAAATGGCTGAAGCTAACAGAGCATTTGCACACTACCGCTGGTAG
- the fusA gene encoding elongation factor G, translating into MARPFTLEKTRNIGIMAHIDAGKTTTTERILYYTGRIHKLGETHEGASQMDWMEQEQERGITITSAATTAEWDGHRVNIIDTPGHVDFTVEVERSLRVLDSAVTVLDAQSGVEPQTETVWRQATTYGVPRLVFVNKMDKIGADFQYSVGTVEDRLQANIHPIQIPIGAEDNFSGIIDLVEMKAYSYGNDLGTDIQEIEIPADYADKAAEARESLIEGLADVNEDVMEKYLGGEELSVEELKAAIRQATCDVEFYPALCGTAFKNKGVQLLLNAVVDYLPSPLDVKPIVGHKADNEEEEYIAKPDDSEPFAALAFKVMTDPFVGKLTFFRVYSGTLDAGSYVQNTTKGKRERVGRILQMHANSREEISTVYSGDIAAAVGLKDTGTGDTLTQEKLNVILESMEFPEPVIHLSVEPKSKGDQDKLTTALVKLQEEDPTFTARTDKETGQVIIGGMGELHLDVLVDRMKREFKVECNVGAPMVSYRETFTVPAKVQGKFARQSGGRGQFGDVHIEFTPNEQGAGFEFENAIVGGVVPREYIPSVEAGLKDSMENGVLAGYPLVDVKAKLYDGSYHDVDSSEMAFKVAASLALKEAAKVCKAVLLEPMMKVEIVMPEEYLGDIMGDVTSRRGRVEGMNARGNAQVVNAFVPLSEMFGYATSLRSNTQGRGTYTMVFDHYEEVPKSVSEEIIKKNTGE; encoded by the coding sequence ATGGCAAGACCATTTACTTTAGAAAAAACGCGTAATATCGGTATCATGGCACACATCGATGCAGGTAAAACTACGACGACTGAACGTATTCTTTATTACACAGGACGTATCCACAAATTAGGTGAAACACACGAAGGTGCTTCACAGATGGACTGGATGGAGCAGGAGCAGGAGCGTGGAATCACGATTACCTCTGCTGCAACAACAGCTGAGTGGGACGGACACCGTGTAAACATTATCGATACACCCGGACACGTAGACTTCACTGTTGAAGTTGAACGTTCACTTCGTGTACTTGATAGTGCGGTTACAGTACTTGATGCACAATCAGGTGTTGAACCACAAACTGAAACAGTATGGCGTCAGGCGACGACATACGGCGTTCCAAGACTAGTATTTGTTAACAAGATGGACAAAATCGGTGCAGACTTCCAGTATTCAGTAGGCACTGTTGAAGACCGTTTACAGGCAAATATTCACCCTATCCAAATTCCGATTGGTGCTGAAGATAACTTCTCAGGAATCATTGATCTTGTAGAAATGAAAGCTTACAGCTACGGTAACGACTTAGGGACAGATATTCAGGAAATTGAAATTCCTGCAGATTACGCTGACAAAGCGGCAGAAGCAAGAGAATCTCTTATCGAAGGTTTAGCTGACGTTAATGAAGACGTTATGGAAAAATACCTTGGTGGAGAAGAACTTTCTGTGGAAGAACTTAAAGCAGCAATTCGCCAGGCGACTTGTGATGTTGAATTCTACCCTGCACTTTGCGGTACTGCATTCAAAAATAAAGGTGTTCAATTACTGCTTAACGCGGTAGTAGATTACCTTCCATCTCCATTAGACGTTAAACCAATCGTTGGTCATAAAGCGGATAATGAAGAAGAAGAATATATTGCAAAACCGGATGATTCTGAGCCGTTTGCAGCATTAGCGTTCAAAGTAATGACGGATCCATTTGTTGGTAAGCTTACTTTCTTCCGCGTGTATTCAGGTACACTTGATGCTGGTTCTTACGTTCAGAATACTACTAAAGGCAAGCGTGAACGTGTTGGACGTATCTTACAGATGCACGCTAACTCACGTGAAGAAATCTCAACTGTTTACTCAGGTGATATCGCTGCTGCAGTAGGTCTTAAAGACACTGGTACAGGTGACACTCTTACACAAGAGAAACTTAACGTAATCCTTGAGTCTATGGAATTCCCTGAGCCGGTAATTCACTTATCGGTTGAGCCGAAGTCTAAAGGCGACCAGGACAAGTTAACGACTGCACTTGTTAAGTTACAGGAAGAAGACCCGACATTCACAGCCCGCACTGATAAAGAAACTGGACAGGTTATTATCGGCGGTATGGGTGAGCTTCACCTTGACGTACTTGTTGACCGCATGAAACGTGAATTCAAAGTTGAATGTAACGTTGGTGCGCCAATGGTATCTTACCGTGAAACATTTACTGTACCTGCGAAGGTTCAAGGTAAATTTGCCCGCCAGTCTGGTGGTCGCGGTCAGTTCGGTGATGTTCACATTGAATTCACTCCAAACGAACAAGGTGCCGGTTTCGAATTCGAAAACGCAATTGTTGGTGGGGTAGTTCCACGTGAATACATTCCATCTGTAGAAGCTGGACTTAAAGATTCTATGGAAAACGGTGTTCTTGCCGGTTATCCATTAGTTGACGTTAAGGCTAAACTTTACGATGGTTCTTACCACGATGTCGATTCATCTGAGATGGCGTTTAAAGTTGCTGCATCACTTGCACTTAAAGAAGCGGCTAAAGTTTGTAAAGCTGTTCTTTTAGAGCCGATGATGAAAGTAGAAATCGTTATGCCGGAAGAATATCTTGGAGACATCATGGGTGACGTAACAAGCCGTCGCGGACGTGTTGAAGGTATGAACGCACGTGGTAACGCTCAAGTCGTTAACGCATTCGTTCCACTTTCTGAAATGTTCGGTTACGCAACGTCACTGCGCTCTAACACGCAGGGTCGCGGTACTTACACAATGGTATTCGATCACTATGAAGAGGTTCCTAAATCAGTATCTGAAGAAATCATCAAGAAAAATACTGGTGAATAA
- the tuf gene encoding elongation factor Tu — MAKEKFDRSKTHANIGTIGHVDHGKTTLTAAIATVLSKHGGGEAQSYDMVDNAPEEKERGITINTSHIEYETEKRHYAHVDCPGHADYVKNMITGAAQMDGGILVVSAADGPMPQTREHILLSRNVGVPALVVFLNKVDMVDDEELLELVEMEVRELLSEYDFPGDDVPVIAGSALKALEGDEEYEQKILDLMNAVDEYIPTPERDSDKPFMMPVEDVFSITGRGTVATGRVERGQVKVGEEVEIIGITESSKTTVTGVEMFRKLLDYAEAGDNIGALLRGVSREDIQRGQVLAAPGSITPHTNFKAEVYVLSKEEGGRHTPFFTNYRPQFYFRTTDVTGVCNLPEGTEMVMPGDNVEMTVELISPIAIEDGTRFSIREGGRTVGSGVVTEIQK, encoded by the coding sequence ATGGCTAAAGAAAAATTTGACCGTTCGAAAACACATGCCAACATTGGTACAATTGGTCACGTTGACCACGGTAAAACAACTTTAACAGCTGCTATCGCAACTGTATTATCTAAGCACGGTGGCGGGGAAGCACAAAGCTACGACATGGTAGACAACGCACCGGAAGAAAAAGAGCGTGGAATCACAATCAACACGTCTCACATCGAGTACGAAACTGAAAAACGTCACTACGCACACGTAGACTGCCCAGGACACGCTGACTATGTTAAAAACATGATCACTGGTGCTGCACAAATGGACGGCGGTATCTTAGTAGTATCTGCTGCTGATGGCCCAATGCCACAAACTCGTGAGCACATCCTTCTTTCACGTAACGTAGGTGTACCTGCACTTGTTGTATTCTTAAACAAAGTTGACATGGTAGACGACGAAGAATTACTTGAATTAGTTGAAATGGAAGTTCGTGAATTACTTTCTGAGTATGACTTCCCTGGCGACGACGTTCCAGTAATCGCTGGTTCAGCTCTTAAAGCTCTTGAAGGCGACGAAGAGTACGAACAAAAAATTCTTGACCTTATGAACGCTGTTGATGAGTACATTCCAACTCCGGAACGTGACTCTGACAAGCCATTCATGATGCCTGTAGAGGACGTATTCTCGATCACTGGTCGTGGTACAGTTGCTACAGGACGTGTTGAGCGTGGACAAGTTAAAGTCGGCGAAGAAGTTGAAATCATCGGAATCACTGAGTCATCTAAAACAACTGTTACAGGTGTAGAAATGTTCCGTAAGCTTCTTGACTACGCTGAAGCTGGTGACAACATCGGTGCTCTTCTACGTGGTGTATCACGTGAAGATATCCAGCGTGGACAGGTATTAGCTGCTCCAGGTTCAATCACACCACACACAAACTTCAAAGCTGAAGTTTATGTTCTTTCAAAAGAAGAGGGTGGACGTCACACTCCATTCTTCACTAACTACCGCCCACAGTTCTACTTCCGTACAACTGACGTAACTGGCGTATGTAACTTACCAGAAGGAACTGAAATGGTTATGCCTGGTGACAACGTAGAAATGACAGTAGAACTTATTTCACCAATCGCTATTGAAGACGGTACTCGTTTCTCAATCCGTGAAGGTGGACGTACTGTAGGATCAGGCGTTGTAACTGAAATCCAAAAATAA
- a CDS encoding M20 metallopeptidase family protein, producing MDIKQIINDHYDSMVELRRYMHQHPEISFQEMNTKKWIYDQIKDLGLEIRQDVGGNGIVARLQVNDDFETVALRADFDALPIHDEKDVPYRSKTPGVMHACGHDAHTAMLITMAKILTAHKEELPVNVVFLHQHAEELLPGGAKAMIEDGALEGVDYVFGTHVSTKFPVGTVKYNYDTMYANADSFKITVRGLGGHGATPQVTHDPIIASASLIQQVQTIVSRSVSPLDSAVVTIGAYNAGTVFNVIPGTAEIKGTFRTYTPEVREIVAKRLEQICLGISASFNVNADLEIMYGYPSMKNDHALLDYVADNVRENAAFVSGVEEVGPAMGGEDFSYFIQEKPGCYFYTGVSNSDKKADIPHHHPLFDIDEDGMKTGVETLLKAVLNFDKRAK from the coding sequence ATGGATATAAAACAAATAATCAATGACCACTACGACTCAATGGTGGAACTTCGAAGATATATGCATCAGCATCCTGAAATCTCTTTCCAGGAAATGAATACAAAAAAATGGATCTACGATCAGATCAAAGATCTCGGTCTCGAGATCAGGCAGGATGTCGGCGGTAACGGTATAGTTGCCCGTCTGCAGGTCAATGATGATTTCGAAACTGTGGCACTCCGTGCAGATTTTGACGCATTGCCAATTCACGACGAAAAAGATGTACCATACAGATCTAAAACTCCGGGTGTCATGCACGCCTGCGGACACGATGCACATACAGCCATGCTCATTACGATGGCTAAAATTTTAACAGCTCATAAAGAAGAGCTGCCGGTCAATGTCGTCTTTTTACACCAGCACGCAGAAGAACTGCTGCCGGGCGGAGCGAAAGCAATGATTGAAGACGGCGCGCTTGAAGGCGTCGATTACGTATTCGGCACGCACGTATCCACTAAATTCCCGGTCGGCACGGTTAAATATAACTACGACACGATGTACGCCAATGCAGACTCATTTAAAATTACGGTACGCGGGCTTGGCGGCCACGGCGCAACTCCACAGGTTACCCATGACCCGATTATCGCCTCTGCGTCACTGATTCAGCAGGTCCAGACAATCGTATCCCGTTCTGTCAGCCCGCTCGACTCTGCAGTTGTCACGATTGGTGCTTACAATGCCGGAACGGTATTTAACGTTATACCGGGCACAGCGGAAATTAAAGGGACATTCAGAACATACACACCTGAAGTCAGAGAGATTGTGGCGAAACGTCTCGAACAAATTTGTCTCGGTATCAGCGCGAGTTTCAATGTTAATGCCGATCTTGAAATTATGTACGGCTATCCTTCCATGAAAAACGATCATGCACTGCTCGACTATGTCGCTGATAATGTCAGAGAAAATGCCGCATTTGTTTCGGGTGTTGAAGAAGTCGGTCCTGCAATGGGCGGTGAAGACTTTTCGTACTTCATTCAGGAAAAGCCCGGCTGCTACTTCTACACAGGGGTCAGCAACAGTGACAAAAAGGCAGATATTCCGCATCACCATCCTTTATTTGACATCGACGAAGACGGTATGAAAACAGGTGTTGAAACACTCTTGAAAGCAGTACTGAATTTCGATAAAAGAGCAAAATAA
- a CDS encoding amidohydrolase, producing MDVRKLERAVNKQFGEMVQHRRHLHMYPELSFQEVQTPAYIANYLRSLDIDVREGVGGRGVVGRLIVDESLPTVALRADFDALPIQDLKDAPYKSTVPGVMHACGHDAHTAVVLTAAKILSEMKDELKGNIVFIHQHAEEVDPGGAIQMIADGCLDGVDAIFGQHVSTSLDVGKIGYKYGTATGIPDDFTIKLKGRGGHASRPHDTIDPVAAGIALCNQLQYAVTRRTNAMDSVVLSITMFNAGNQHNVIPDEVTIGGTIRSFNHEMQETMIKELNRTLEGLVRTTGVSFDLDYMKGYPPVVNDDQMTDIVIESAARISTVNETIRLEPDLGGEDFSYYLQRVPGTFFYTGVKNSSFKADFPHHHAHFDIDEKGMVNAVSVMLESVFTYFEKESR from the coding sequence ATGGATGTAAGAAAATTAGAAAGGGCAGTAAATAAGCAGTTTGGAGAGATGGTCCAGCACAGGAGACACCTTCACATGTATCCCGAGCTGTCATTTCAGGAAGTACAGACGCCTGCATACATCGCAAATTACCTACGCAGCCTTGATATCGATGTGCGTGAAGGCGTCGGCGGACGCGGCGTGGTCGGCAGGCTGATCGTTGATGAATCGCTCCCTACAGTAGCTCTGAGAGCCGATTTCGATGCACTGCCAATTCAGGATTTAAAAGATGCACCGTACAAATCGACAGTACCCGGCGTTATGCATGCCTGCGGCCACGATGCCCATACGGCAGTCGTGCTGACTGCAGCGAAGATTTTAAGCGAAATGAAAGATGAATTAAAAGGAAATATCGTTTTTATTCATCAGCATGCAGAAGAAGTAGATCCCGGCGGTGCAATCCAGATGATTGCCGACGGTTGTCTCGACGGTGTCGATGCCATCTTTGGACAGCATGTATCAACGTCATTGGACGTCGGAAAGATCGGCTATAAATACGGAACAGCAACAGGCATTCCCGACGACTTTACTATTAAACTGAAAGGTCGTGGCGGACACGCTTCACGTCCTCACGATACTATCGACCCGGTTGCTGCCGGCATTGCACTGTGCAATCAGCTGCAGTATGCCGTGACGAGACGGACAAATGCAATGGATTCAGTCGTGCTGTCCATTACGATGTTTAACGCAGGCAATCAGCATAACGTCATTCCCGATGAAGTAACCATCGGCGGCACTATCCGTTCGTTTAATCATGAAATGCAGGAGACGATGATTAAAGAACTGAACCGGACGCTTGAAGGACTGGTCAGAACGACAGGTGTGTCATTCGACCTCGACTATATGAAAGGCTATCCGCCTGTCGTCAACGATGATCAAATGACCGATATCGTTATCGAAAGTGCAGCGAGAATTTCCACAGTCAATGAAACTATCAGACTGGAGCCGGACCTCGGCGGAGAAGATTTTTCTTATTATCTGCAGCGCGTGCCAGGCACATTTTTTTATACAGGTGTCAAAAACTCGAGCTTCAAAGCAGATTTCCCTCACCACCACGCCCATTTCGACATCGATGAAAAAGGCATGGTCAACGCCGTGAGCGTTATGCTCGAATCTGTATTTACGTATTTTGAAAAGGAGTCCCGATAA